One Azospirillum brasilense DNA window includes the following coding sequences:
- a CDS encoding PD-(D/E)XK nuclease family protein produces the protein MRCTVIVGSELACRMQRHQLAMACAHGTQILSVCQMAARLAGGFVEPVRREALLEGLWTALAVPGYGELDDVRELPGTVRAAAATLTKAWTAGFRVAALKDHGGRLEAMARLEEAVLAALPRRMLPHPTLCERAMANVGDASRLLGPVTFDHVDEVDTVWRDLVLELARHVRVTWRAVRPPAWLDGSEVVVERPREAAPSVAHVACAGPRHEVVEALRWARGLIAEGRARPDQIAIVSVDPGEWDDDMAAAVAESSLPVHFAHGRAATSLPEGQACAALARILLHGLSQDRVRRLVPLLRSVGKALGDLPPLWQNALPPDAALTTVERWKRLLNRVEDTHGSEPRTIEAVLLPVLELAERGPQAAKDAGEALLSGRALAIWRAALREAAPEALEVVLRDVRGEDPVGPEGAIVWASACEVAQAPRPFVRMLGLTSRAWPRRSSDDPLLPQRLLKPIGLDLDPDPVPMRDRRHFAVLMTATGSHVVLSRSRRDAEGRRLGKSPLVPAGLTSLVLPRSRVPEHAYSESDRMLARADEFAGTALARSAASAWEDWSSARITPHDGLVRRDHPLIVAALEKPQSATSLRLLLRDPLGWLWRYPLGWKDTQEAEEPLALDALAFGNLVHETLQGAVAELEAVGGFAQADRSTLEAAVERACTAVALRWETEQPVPPAVMWDKARREAMSCAVAALSVAEPPLAGQRSWTELPFGNPEAQPDGGLPWDPRTAVPVPGTGLRINGVIDRLDVSDDRTQARVTDYKTGKVPSQPHAFVLGGGKELQRCLYTFAVETLLGNGVAVETRLLYPREGQVLPLPDPQTTLGTLTAALQAAAASMRAGRALPGPDAADPHNRMAIALPANARRTYWRRKEGAVRHELSAFAEIWEEK, from the coding sequence ATGCGTTGCACGGTCATCGTCGGAAGTGAGCTTGCCTGCCGGATGCAGCGACACCAGCTGGCGATGGCGTGCGCGCACGGTACCCAAATTTTGAGCGTCTGTCAGATGGCGGCCCGCCTTGCGGGCGGCTTTGTCGAGCCGGTGCGGCGCGAGGCTCTGCTCGAAGGGCTGTGGACGGCGCTAGCGGTGCCCGGTTACGGGGAGTTGGACGATGTGCGCGAACTGCCCGGCACCGTGAGGGCCGCGGCGGCGACCCTGACAAAGGCCTGGACCGCCGGATTCAGGGTGGCCGCCCTCAAGGACCACGGCGGTCGCTTGGAAGCGATGGCGCGGCTTGAGGAGGCGGTCCTCGCGGCGTTGCCCCGTCGCATGCTGCCCCATCCCACTCTCTGCGAGAGGGCGATGGCGAACGTCGGCGACGCGTCGCGGCTCCTCGGGCCCGTCACGTTCGACCATGTGGACGAGGTCGACACCGTCTGGCGCGACCTGGTGCTGGAACTCGCGCGGCATGTGCGGGTCACATGGCGGGCGGTGCGGCCGCCGGCCTGGCTCGACGGCAGTGAGGTCGTGGTGGAACGGCCGAGGGAAGCCGCGCCGTCGGTCGCCCATGTGGCGTGCGCGGGCCCGCGGCATGAAGTGGTGGAAGCGTTGCGATGGGCGCGCGGCCTCATTGCCGAAGGGCGCGCAAGGCCTGATCAGATCGCGATCGTCAGCGTCGACCCCGGCGAGTGGGACGACGACATGGCGGCCGCGGTCGCGGAGAGTTCGCTGCCGGTGCACTTCGCGCACGGCCGGGCGGCGACGTCGCTGCCCGAAGGCCAAGCGTGCGCCGCTCTCGCCCGAATCCTTCTGCACGGGCTGTCGCAGGACCGGGTGCGCCGACTCGTTCCGCTGCTGCGCTCCGTCGGCAAAGCCCTGGGCGATCTCCCTCCGCTGTGGCAGAACGCCCTGCCGCCCGACGCCGCGCTGACCACGGTCGAGCGGTGGAAGCGCCTGCTCAACAGGGTGGAGGACACGCACGGCTCCGAGCCGCGGACGATCGAGGCGGTTCTCCTGCCCGTTCTCGAGCTTGCCGAACGTGGGCCGCAGGCCGCGAAGGATGCGGGTGAGGCGCTGCTGTCCGGACGCGCTCTGGCAATTTGGCGGGCGGCTCTGCGCGAAGCCGCTCCCGAGGCACTGGAGGTCGTTTTGCGCGACGTGAGGGGCGAGGACCCCGTCGGGCCGGAAGGAGCCATCGTCTGGGCCTCGGCGTGCGAGGTGGCGCAGGCCCCGCGGCCGTTCGTCCGCATGTTGGGCCTGACCAGCCGCGCCTGGCCGCGCCGCTCGTCGGATGATCCGCTGCTGCCGCAACGCCTGCTGAAGCCGATCGGACTGGACCTGGATCCGGATCCCGTGCCGATGCGCGACCGGCGCCATTTCGCGGTGTTGATGACGGCGACGGGGTCCCATGTCGTGCTGTCGCGCTCCCGGCGCGATGCCGAAGGCCGGCGGCTGGGCAAGAGCCCTCTCGTTCCGGCGGGCCTCACCTCCCTTGTTCTGCCGCGGTCGCGCGTGCCCGAGCACGCCTACAGCGAGAGCGACCGCATGCTGGCCAGGGCGGACGAGTTCGCGGGCACCGCGCTGGCGCGCTCGGCGGCATCGGCGTGGGAGGATTGGAGTTCGGCGCGGATCACTCCGCACGACGGCCTGGTCCGCCGCGACCATCCTCTGATCGTGGCGGCGCTGGAGAAGCCGCAGTCGGCGACGTCGCTCAGGCTGCTGCTGCGCGATCCGCTGGGTTGGCTGTGGCGCTACCCGCTCGGCTGGAAGGACACGCAGGAGGCGGAGGAGCCTCTGGCGCTGGATGCCCTGGCGTTTGGCAATCTCGTGCACGAAACGCTGCAGGGGGCGGTTGCGGAACTGGAAGCGGTTGGAGGATTCGCGCAGGCCGATCGGTCCACCCTCGAGGCCGCCGTCGAACGGGCGTGCACCGCGGTCGCCCTCCGGTGGGAAACGGAACAGCCGGTGCCGCCGGCGGTGATGTGGGACAAGGCGAGGCGGGAGGCGATGTCGTGCGCCGTCGCCGCGCTGTCGGTCGCCGAGCCCCCTCTCGCCGGTCAGAGGTCGTGGACCGAGTTGCCGTTCGGCAATCCCGAAGCGCAACCGGACGGCGGTCTGCCATGGGATCCGCGCACGGCGGTGCCGGTGCCGGGGACCGGGCTGCGCATCAACGGTGTCATCGACCGTCTCGACGTCTCGGATGATCGAACGCAGGCGCGGGTGACGGATTACAAGACCGGCAAGGTTCCGAGCCAGCCGCACGCTTTTGTTCTCGGCGGCGGCAAGGAACTGCAGCGCTGCCTCTACACCTTTGCGGTCGAGACCCTGCTGGGGAACGGCGTCGCGGTGGAGACCCGCCTGCTCTACCCGCGCGAAGGACAGGTGTTGCCCTTGCCCGATCCCCAGACCACCCTCGGCACGCTGACGGCCGCCCTGCAGGCGGCGGCGGCGTCGATGAGGGCGGGCCGGGCGCTGCCGGGGCCCGATGCCGCCGATCCTCACAACCGAATGGCCATCGCGCTGCCGGCCAACGCAAGACGCACCTACTGGCGCCGGAAGGAGGGCGCCGTGCGCCACGAACTGAGCGCCTTTGCCGAAATCTGGGAGGAGAAGTAA
- a CDS encoding UvrD-helicase domain-containing protein, whose product MPLVDREARRTALTAHDVSLVVEAGAGTGKTSVMAGRVAMLLAAGVPPESIVAITFTELAAGELLTRVEEFVAGLIDGVIPRDLEPAFAGGLQDEQRQRLRAAAEQLDQIVCSTIHGFCQRLITPYPIEAGMDPGARIIDPGEAHLIFQGIVDDWLRERLSVVGAPDDLVVEMLATQGDEASKLLEEVCRLQRSYRTAAPPQASFGVADAADLIRAVAAFRTWFDGVGLASPDEATRRTLETLESFADDVARLVDQNDAGALLRLMRLCKGLSCVAATTGAFRRSGAGVPTKAAWTTAAKASGRPGRDGETLAAEAKQHYEAAGEGYLRLVKGLAGRLCERIAQDCAEVRERYTALKRRAALIDFDDLLHIARNLLREHPEIRRELAARHRCILVDEFQDTDALQAEIIWLLAGEGDAHAGWKAFDIRPGALFVVGDPKQAIYRFRGGDVATYREACGLLVKGCESRKLVINVNFRSVPPVLQHVNRCFKAPLSQPGQPGFQELNAYAADSGSPAVLALDVPNPNLDPSAEQLREAEARRVAELVRGLIGELEIRGRDGARRCSAGDIALLAPAGSDLWIYERALEDAGLPIATQAGKGLMRRQEIQDLLALTRVLADSRDTLALGALLRGPLVGLTEADLLDATARLPGGEKIRLWTDPDTVDHPVLRETLRQLRPLARSARFTTPFALLCAAVEALRVRPILAARHERAAERALANVELFLEMARPYAVRGLRVFARDMQRHWEDADRMAEGRPDSEADAVSIITIHSSKGLEFPVVVPINGMAGFTYPSAVHRRSDDTLHFKAFGLASADYDAAIDEDRQETRLERERLWYVGLTRARDLLVLPRHEADLPNSCWARALEFGLADLPSIDPAVFCEDLPRRPANVRNEQTAPQFVDESRRVLAASFQVKWRRPSDVDRDRSTVELMPVHASAASFVSGYEDIQGSAIRGNVLHKLMEEVLLGLLGDGEPALVARAEELLEQLEIEPAADPKDGPCPAEMAATVANTLRIPVVAAARPRLHPEAVVLSVSNAGDERLGICGIADALEVEGGRILTVFDWKSDVDPSSQAQADYRVQVEDYLLAVNASAGYVVYMSTGSVDSVGMPATTAAYG is encoded by the coding sequence ATGCCGCTCGTTGATCGCGAGGCGCGCCGGACGGCGCTGACCGCCCACGACGTCTCCCTGGTGGTCGAGGCGGGGGCGGGGACCGGCAAAACGTCGGTCATGGCTGGCCGCGTCGCCATGCTGCTTGCCGCGGGGGTTCCGCCGGAGAGCATCGTTGCCATCACGTTTACGGAACTGGCGGCGGGCGAACTCCTCACCCGCGTCGAGGAATTCGTCGCGGGGCTGATCGATGGCGTGATCCCGCGGGACCTGGAACCCGCCTTCGCGGGTGGGCTCCAGGACGAACAGCGGCAACGGTTGCGCGCCGCCGCCGAACAGCTGGATCAGATCGTCTGCTCGACCATCCACGGCTTCTGCCAGCGTCTGATCACGCCCTATCCGATTGAGGCGGGGATGGATCCGGGCGCGCGGATCATCGACCCGGGCGAGGCGCACCTCATCTTCCAGGGCATCGTCGACGACTGGCTGCGGGAGCGGCTGTCCGTGGTGGGAGCGCCAGACGATCTCGTCGTTGAGATGCTGGCGACGCAGGGCGACGAGGCCTCGAAGCTGCTGGAGGAGGTCTGCCGGTTGCAGCGGAGCTATCGGACGGCGGCGCCGCCGCAGGCGTCCTTTGGAGTGGCCGATGCCGCTGATCTCATCCGGGCCGTCGCCGCGTTCCGCACCTGGTTCGATGGTGTCGGGCTGGCGTCTCCTGACGAGGCGACGCGGCGGACCCTCGAAACGCTTGAGTCCTTCGCGGACGACGTCGCGCGCCTGGTCGACCAGAACGATGCCGGCGCGCTGCTCCGCCTCATGAGGCTCTGCAAGGGGCTGTCCTGCGTCGCAGCGACGACGGGGGCGTTCCGGCGGAGTGGCGCGGGGGTGCCGACGAAAGCGGCGTGGACCACGGCGGCAAAGGCCAGTGGGCGTCCGGGGCGTGACGGTGAAACGCTCGCCGCTGAAGCCAAACAGCACTACGAAGCCGCCGGCGAGGGCTACTTGCGGCTGGTCAAGGGGCTGGCTGGCCGCCTGTGCGAGCGCATTGCACAGGACTGCGCTGAAGTCAGGGAGCGGTACACCGCCCTCAAGCGCCGCGCTGCGCTCATCGATTTCGACGATCTCCTGCACATCGCGCGCAATCTTCTGCGCGAGCACCCGGAGATTCGCCGCGAACTTGCTGCCCGCCACCGCTGCATTCTCGTCGATGAATTCCAGGACACCGACGCGCTGCAGGCCGAGATCATCTGGCTGTTGGCCGGCGAAGGCGACGCACACGCCGGCTGGAAAGCGTTCGACATCCGTCCCGGCGCCCTCTTCGTCGTGGGCGATCCAAAGCAGGCCATCTACCGTTTCCGTGGCGGCGATGTGGCGACCTATCGTGAGGCCTGCGGGCTTCTGGTGAAGGGATGTGAGAGCCGCAAGCTGGTCATCAACGTCAACTTCCGGTCTGTCCCCCCGGTTCTGCAGCACGTCAACAGGTGCTTTAAGGCACCGCTTTCCCAACCGGGGCAGCCCGGATTCCAGGAACTCAATGCCTACGCGGCGGACTCGGGAAGCCCGGCCGTCCTGGCCCTGGATGTTCCGAACCCGAACCTTGATCCATCGGCCGAGCAACTGCGCGAAGCGGAAGCCCGGCGGGTTGCGGAGCTGGTGCGGGGGCTGATTGGAGAGCTGGAGATCCGTGGCCGGGATGGCGCGCGCCGCTGCAGCGCCGGCGACATCGCCCTTCTGGCGCCCGCGGGCAGTGACCTCTGGATCTACGAGCGCGCGCTCGAGGATGCCGGTCTGCCGATCGCGACGCAGGCGGGCAAAGGCCTGATGCGGCGCCAGGAGATTCAGGATCTGCTGGCGCTCACCCGGGTCCTGGCGGACAGCCGTGACACGTTGGCGCTTGGGGCGCTGCTCCGTGGTCCGCTGGTCGGTCTGACCGAAGCCGACCTGCTCGACGCAACGGCCAGGCTGCCAGGCGGCGAGAAGATCCGTCTGTGGACCGATCCCGACACGGTCGACCACCCTGTGCTCAGGGAAACGTTGAGGCAGCTCCGCCCGCTGGCGCGGAGCGCGCGCTTTACGACACCGTTTGCGCTTCTCTGTGCCGCGGTCGAAGCGCTCCGGGTCAGGCCGATTCTCGCCGCACGCCATGAGCGCGCGGCGGAGCGGGCCCTGGCCAACGTGGAGCTCTTTTTGGAAATGGCGCGTCCCTACGCCGTACGGGGGCTGCGCGTGTTCGCCCGCGACATGCAGCGACACTGGGAAGACGCGGACCGCATGGCGGAGGGCCGCCCGGACAGTGAGGCCGATGCGGTCAGCATCATCACGATCCACTCGTCGAAAGGGCTCGAGTTCCCGGTCGTGGTGCCGATCAACGGCATGGCGGGTTTCACGTACCCCAGCGCCGTGCACCGCCGCTCGGACGACACGCTGCACTTCAAAGCGTTCGGACTGGCATCGGCGGACTATGATGCGGCGATCGATGAGGATCGCCAAGAAACGAGGCTGGAACGCGAACGGCTGTGGTACGTGGGCCTGACGCGGGCGCGCGATCTCCTGGTGCTGCCGCGTCATGAGGCCGACCTGCCAAATTCCTGCTGGGCTCGGGCGTTGGAGTTCGGGCTGGCCGACCTGCCTTCCATCGATCCGGCCGTGTTTTGTGAGGATCTCCCTCGGCGGCCGGCAAACGTGAGGAACGAACAGACCGCGCCGCAGTTTGTCGATGAAAGCAGGCGAGTTCTGGCTGCGTCCTTCCAGGTCAAGTGGCGGCGGCCCAGCGATGTCGACCGCGACCGCTCTACGGTGGAGCTGATGCCAGTGCACGCATCGGCGGCTTCCTTCGTCAGCGGCTATGAGGACATCCAGGGCTCTGCCATTCGCGGCAACGTTCTGCATAAGCTGATGGAGGAGGTTCTGCTTGGCCTGCTTGGCGACGGGGAGCCCGCTCTGGTGGCGCGGGCTGAGGAGCTGCTGGAGCAGCTCGAAATCGAGCCCGCCGCCGATCCGAAGGACGGGCCTTGTCCGGCCGAGATGGCGGCGACCGTGGCCAACACCCTCCGGATTCCGGTCGTTGCGGCAGCGCGTCCGCGTCTCCACCCGGAGGCTGTGGTTCTGTCGGTGAGCAACGCTGGGGATGAGCGTTTGGGAATATGCGGCATCGCGGACGCTCTCGAGGTTGAGGGGGGCCGAATTCTCACTGTCTTCGATTGGAAGAGCGACGTCGATCCGTCATCCCAGGCGCAGGCCGATTATCGGGTGCAGGTCGAGGATTATCTCCTGGCGGTCAACGCATCGGCGGGCTACGTGGTCTACATGTCCACCGGCTCCGTCGATTCGGTTGGAATGCCGGCGACGACGGCGGCCTACGGATAG
- the tnpA gene encoding IS66-like element accessory protein TnpA, with product MEDGVRLHPRLEAMDEGRPYRRVEVITGRRQRRSYTAEEKARIVAESAAPGVNISEVARRNGVNRGLLTVWRREAGIVAEAIPVQTPLFVPVTMVEEATPAPPEDRRPAPREAAPGRIEMDLRSGRLVFHGAVDPGLAAAVIAAARGRG from the coding sequence ATGGAGGATGGCGTCAGACTTCATCCCAGGCTTGAAGCCATGGATGAAGGCAGGCCGTATCGGCGGGTCGAGGTGATCACGGGGCGGCGACAGCGACGCTCGTACACGGCGGAGGAGAAGGCGCGCATCGTGGCGGAGAGCGCGGCGCCGGGCGTCAACATCTCGGAAGTCGCACGGCGCAACGGGGTGAACCGCGGCCTGCTCACGGTCTGGCGCCGGGAGGCAGGCATCGTCGCGGAGGCGATCCCTGTGCAGACACCGCTGTTCGTCCCGGTCACGATGGTCGAGGAAGCGACGCCCGCTCCCCCAGAGGATCGCCGCCCGGCACCTCGGGAGGCGGCGCCGGGTCGCATCGAGATGGACCTGCGCAGTGGGCGGTTGGTGTTCCATGGCGCCGTCGATCCCGGCCTCGCGGCGGCGGTCATCGCGGCGGCCCGGGGGCGGGGGTGA
- a CDS encoding recombinase family protein codes for MDDDLGCSAASTVGRPGFQRLVAEVGLGHVGLILGFEVSRLARSCRDWYHLLEICALAGTLIGDNDGVYDPGLYNDRLLLGLKGTMSEAELHIMRARFEEGRWNKAERGDFGFPMPRGFLRRPSGEVVQDPDERARESLHLVFEVFERRRSIHGVVRYFHAHSLQLPDRVRGGPAKGDLVWAPVTRNAVLKLLTSPAYAGAYAYGRQRPPPTDPSKRSRATSPGEWQILIKDRWPAYIDWDTFERNQRQLKANQSKHIGVARGGPSLLTGILVCGRCGSRMVTTYRNNGHSLRYECTRRMINRGEEHCQGFAGETLDALIADLVLAALRPGAIDVALQLAEDVEIERAREHRQWELRLEQARYETERAQRQYDEVEPENRLVARTLERRWEAALQAETQLTAEHARFLARQPARLTAADRAAIERLAADMPAIWRTASTTAAERKEIVRLMLDRVVATVEGETENMAVECQWAGGRRTRHRLRRAVRRMTQLAGHDELLARTTALFTEGLRPPAIARTLAAEGWLTPHGRPVTEGSVRAWLQRRGLLPDGRHRPTLVVERAPDEFTVAELSVRLGVPEGTIYRWLYKGLVPARRAQAVSQNLWLVRLDDALAHDQKRRPRKPTKVEHVT; via the coding sequence ATCGACGACGACCTGGGATGCTCCGCCGCCTCCACCGTGGGCCGTCCCGGCTTCCAGCGCTTGGTGGCGGAGGTCGGGCTCGGCCACGTCGGCCTGATCCTCGGCTTCGAAGTCTCCCGGCTCGCCCGGTCCTGCCGGGACTGGTACCATCTCCTGGAAATTTGCGCTCTGGCCGGGACGCTGATCGGCGACAACGACGGCGTCTACGACCCCGGTCTTTACAACGACCGGCTCCTGCTCGGGCTGAAGGGCACGATGAGCGAGGCGGAACTGCACATCATGCGCGCCCGCTTCGAGGAGGGGCGCTGGAACAAGGCCGAGCGCGGCGACTTCGGCTTTCCGATGCCGCGCGGCTTCCTCCGCCGGCCCTCGGGGGAGGTCGTCCAGGATCCCGACGAGCGGGCCCGGGAAAGTCTGCACCTGGTGTTTGAGGTGTTCGAGCGGCGGCGCAGCATCCACGGTGTGGTGCGGTACTTCCACGCCCACAGCCTCCAACTCCCCGATCGGGTGCGGGGCGGGCCGGCCAAGGGGGACCTCGTGTGGGCGCCCGTCACCCGGAATGCCGTGCTGAAACTCCTGACGAGCCCTGCCTATGCCGGCGCCTACGCGTATGGCCGGCAGCGGCCTCCGCCGACGGACCCCTCGAAACGAAGCCGGGCGACCAGTCCCGGCGAGTGGCAGATCCTGATCAAGGACCGCTGGCCGGCCTACATCGATTGGGACACGTTCGAGAGGAACCAGCGCCAATTGAAGGCCAACCAGAGCAAGCACATCGGCGTCGCCCGCGGCGGGCCGTCGCTGCTGACCGGGATCCTGGTCTGCGGCCGCTGCGGCTCGCGCATGGTGACGACCTACCGCAACAACGGCCACAGCCTGCGCTACGAGTGCACGCGGCGGATGATCAACCGCGGCGAGGAGCATTGCCAGGGGTTCGCCGGCGAGACCCTGGACGCCCTCATCGCCGACCTGGTCCTGGCGGCGCTGCGGCCCGGCGCCATCGACGTCGCCTTGCAACTCGCCGAGGACGTGGAGATCGAACGCGCCCGGGAGCATCGGCAGTGGGAATTGCGGCTCGAGCAGGCACGCTATGAAACCGAACGGGCGCAACGCCAATATGACGAGGTCGAGCCGGAAAACCGGCTGGTCGCCCGCACGCTGGAACGGCGCTGGGAGGCGGCGTTGCAGGCCGAGACGCAGCTTACGGCCGAGCATGCCCGCTTCCTGGCCCGCCAGCCGGCCCGGCTGACCGCGGCGGATCGGGCCGCCATCGAACGGCTCGCCGCCGACATGCCGGCGATCTGGCGGACGGCGAGCACCACCGCGGCCGAGCGCAAGGAGATCGTCCGCCTGATGCTGGATCGGGTGGTGGCCACGGTCGAGGGCGAGACCGAGAACATGGCGGTGGAGTGCCAGTGGGCCGGCGGCCGCCGAACCCGCCACCGGCTGCGGCGGGCGGTACGGCGCATGACCCAGTTGGCCGGGCACGACGAACTTCTTGCCCGGACCACAGCGCTGTTCACCGAGGGCCTGCGCCCGCCGGCCATCGCCCGGACCCTGGCCGCCGAGGGCTGGCTCACGCCGCACGGCCGCCCGGTTACGGAAGGCAGCGTGCGTGCATGGCTGCAGCGCCGGGGTCTGTTGCCGGATGGCCGGCACCGCCCGACCCTGGTGGTGGAGCGGGCTCCGGACGAGTTCACGGTGGCAGAATTGTCAGTCCGCCTTGGCGTCCCCGAGGGCACGATCTACCGGTGGCTGTACAAAGGGCTGGTCCCGGCGCGTCGGGCACAAGCGGTGAGCCAGAACCTCTGGCTCGTCCGCCTGGACGATGCCCTAGCTCACGACCAGAAGCGCCGTCCCCGCAAGCCGACCAAAGTCGAGCACGTCACGTGA
- the tnpB gene encoding IS66 family insertion sequence element accessory protein TnpB codes for MVLATKWLEAGRFSWPPVQDGAIRLSAVQFALLLDGLAWQTASPPPVKKPRWMG; via the coding sequence ATGGTTCTCGCAACAAAATGGCTTGAAGCCGGCCGCTTCTCCTGGCCGCCGGTCCAGGACGGAGCGATCCGTCTGAGCGCGGTGCAGTTCGCGCTTCTGCTCGACGGGCTGGCGTGGCAAACGGCCTCGCCGCCACCGGTCAAGAAGCCGCGCTGGATGGGCTGA
- a CDS encoding recombinase family protein, with the protein MANTDLLPPSVLKRKAVVYVRQSSPAQVQTNLESKRRQYELVDAAKRRGFRRVEVIDDDLGRSASGTMARPGFERLVASLCAGEIGAVLCLDASRLARNGRDWHHLLELCGLVEARVIDLDGIYDPGRPNDRLLLGMKGSMSEFELGVLRTRMLDAARSKARRGELRISVPIGYIWHREVGLGFDPDLRVQEVIRLVFTRFRELGSARQVLLSLAAEGVCFPRPSDGKRLISFDWTPIRYRNVISVLKNPFYAGAYVYGKSEKRTEIVGGRARKSYGHGKPLEEWEVLLKDHHEAYVDWDEFERNQTLLAANAYGRVGGAKSGRGGRALLVGVLSCARCGRRLAVSYRGRSPSQAGYRCDRPNQMLGLPRCLGFGSSRVDEAVAGELLRAVEPMAIEAALEAERRHMEHQTERRRMAELDLQKARYEATLAERRYVACDPDNRLIAAQLEKNWEAALQRVEACEARVASVSAPVPAPAAPDFAGLADDLQAAWNAPGVTTRARQRLLRTLIVNIIADVDEAAREVILTIHWRGGQHSQLRLTKPQTGEHGCRTPEEAMAVIRSMATRWSDADIAAQLNRMGMRTGQGKSWTGHRVSSLRRVHGIRAYRSAEKDGEWLTQYEAAAALGISRHRLRRLMDAGLIVAEQVVPGAPYQIRASDLREQRVLATIGRKGEPCRLASEDQLSMFPDT; encoded by the coding sequence ATGGCGAACACTGATCTCCTGCCGCCGTCGGTGCTCAAGCGCAAGGCCGTGGTCTACGTCCGCCAGTCCTCCCCGGCGCAGGTCCAGACCAACCTGGAGAGCAAACGCCGGCAGTACGAACTCGTTGATGCGGCCAAGCGCCGAGGCTTCCGCCGGGTCGAGGTGATCGACGACGATCTCGGGCGCTCCGCCAGCGGCACCATGGCGCGGCCCGGGTTCGAGCGGCTGGTGGCGTCGCTCTGTGCAGGCGAGATCGGCGCCGTGCTGTGCCTCGACGCCTCCCGGCTCGCCCGCAACGGCCGGGACTGGCACCACCTGCTCGAACTCTGCGGGCTCGTCGAGGCCAGGGTCATCGACCTCGACGGCATCTACGATCCGGGGCGGCCGAACGATCGGCTGCTGCTGGGCATGAAGGGTAGCATGAGCGAGTTCGAGTTGGGAGTGCTGCGGACCCGGATGCTCGATGCCGCCCGCAGCAAGGCGCGGCGAGGCGAACTGCGCATCAGCGTGCCGATCGGCTACATCTGGCACCGAGAGGTCGGTCTGGGATTCGATCCGGACCTGCGGGTTCAGGAGGTGATCCGCCTCGTCTTCACCCGCTTCCGGGAGCTGGGCAGCGCGCGCCAGGTCCTGCTGTCGCTGGCAGCAGAAGGAGTCTGCTTCCCGCGGCCGTCTGACGGCAAGAGACTGATCAGCTTCGACTGGACGCCGATCCGCTACCGCAATGTCATCAGTGTGCTCAAGAACCCCTTCTATGCCGGCGCCTACGTCTACGGGAAGAGCGAGAAGCGCACCGAAATCGTCGGAGGGCGGGCGCGGAAGAGCTATGGCCACGGCAAGCCGCTTGAAGAGTGGGAGGTTCTGCTGAAGGATCACCACGAGGCTTACGTGGACTGGGACGAGTTCGAGCGCAACCAGACGCTGCTCGCCGCCAACGCCTACGGCCGGGTCGGCGGCGCGAAGTCGGGGCGCGGCGGGCGCGCCTTGCTGGTCGGCGTCCTGAGCTGTGCGCGGTGCGGGCGACGGCTGGCGGTGTCCTACCGTGGCCGCAGCCCGAGCCAAGCCGGCTATCGCTGCGACCGCCCGAACCAGATGCTCGGGCTGCCACGATGCCTTGGGTTCGGAAGTTCCCGGGTGGACGAGGCGGTCGCCGGCGAACTTCTGCGAGCCGTCGAGCCGATGGCGATCGAGGCCGCGCTGGAAGCTGAGCGGAGGCATATGGAGCACCAGACCGAACGACGGCGGATGGCGGAGCTGGATCTTCAGAAGGCGCGCTACGAGGCGACGCTGGCGGAACGGCGCTATGTCGCCTGCGATCCCGACAATCGGCTGATCGCCGCGCAGTTGGAAAAGAACTGGGAGGCGGCGCTTCAGCGTGTCGAGGCGTGCGAAGCGCGGGTCGCGTCCGTGTCGGCTCCCGTTCCGGCTCCCGCGGCGCCGGACTTCGCCGGGCTGGCGGACGACCTGCAGGCCGCCTGGAACGCGCCGGGGGTGACCACCAGGGCGCGTCAACGGCTGCTGCGGACATTGATCGTCAACATCATCGCCGACGTCGACGAGGCGGCGCGCGAGGTCATCCTCACCATCCATTGGCGCGGGGGCCAGCACTCGCAGCTGCGTCTCACCAAGCCGCAAACCGGGGAGCACGGTTGCCGGACGCCGGAGGAAGCGATGGCGGTGATCCGCAGCATGGCGACGCGCTGGTCGGATGCGGACATCGCTGCGCAGCTGAACCGGATGGGCATGCGCACCGGGCAGGGGAAATCCTGGACCGGGCACCGTGTCAGCTCGTTGCGCCGGGTCCATGGCATCCGCGCCTACCGGTCGGCCGAGAAGGATGGCGAATGGCTGACCCAGTACGAGGCCGCCGCGGCGCTCGGCATCTCGCGCCACCGACTTCGGCGCCTTATGGATGCCGGGCTGATCGTCGCCGAGCAGGTGGTGCCCGGCGCTCCCTACCAGATCCGCGCCTCCGACCTTCGGGAGCAACGGGTTCTTGCCACCATCGGGCGGAAGGGAGAACCGTGCCGCCTCGCTTCCGAGGATCAACTTTCAATGTTTCCAGACACTTGA